In a genomic window of Nostoc sp. UHCC 0870:
- the glnA gene encoding type I glutamate--ammonia ligase gives MTTPQEVLKMIQDENIQMIDLKFVDTLGTWQHLTMFQDQIDETSFTDGVPFDGSSIRGWKGIEESDMTMVLDPNTAWIDPFMAEPTLSVICSIKEPRTGEWYNRCPRVIAQKAVDYLVSSGLGDTAFFGPEAEFFIFDDVRYDQTANEGYYHVDSIEGRWNFGRKESPNLGYKTRFKEGYFPVAPTDTFQDMRTEMLLTMAKLGVPIEKHHHEVATGGQCELGFRFGKLIEAADWLMIYKYVIKNVANKYGRTVTFMPKPVFGDNGSGMHTHQSIWRDGKPLFAGDKYAGLSDMALYYIGGILKHAPALLAITNPSTNSYKRLVPGYEAPVNLAYSQGNRSASVRIPLSGTNPKAKRLEFRCPDATSNPYLAFAAMLCAGIDGIKNKIHPGEPLDKNIYELSPEELAKVPSTPGSLELALEALENDHAFLTESGVFTEDFIQNWIDYKLANEVKQLQLRPHPYEFYLYYDA, from the coding sequence ATGACAACCCCACAAGAAGTCTTGAAAATGATTCAAGACGAAAACATCCAGATGATTGATTTGAAATTCGTCGATACCCTCGGCACTTGGCAGCATTTGACCATGTTCCAAGACCAGATTGACGAAACTTCATTCACTGATGGTGTACCCTTCGACGGTTCCAGCATTCGGGGTTGGAAAGGCATCGAAGAATCAGACATGACAATGGTGCTAGATCCTAACACCGCTTGGATCGACCCATTCATGGCAGAGCCAACATTAAGTGTTATTTGTAGCATTAAAGAACCCCGTACTGGCGAATGGTATAACCGTTGCCCACGGGTTATTGCTCAAAAAGCAGTAGACTACTTAGTTTCTAGTGGTCTTGGTGATACCGCTTTCTTTGGCCCTGAAGCTGAATTCTTCATCTTTGATGATGTCCGCTATGACCAAACTGCCAACGAAGGATACTACCACGTAGATTCAATAGAAGGCCGTTGGAATTTCGGTAGAAAAGAAAGCCCCAACCTCGGTTACAAAACCCGCTTCAAAGAAGGTTACTTCCCAGTTGCGCCAACAGATACTTTCCAAGATATGCGGACAGAAATGCTGTTGACGATGGCAAAACTAGGTGTGCCTATTGAAAAGCATCACCACGAAGTAGCCACCGGCGGTCAGTGTGAATTGGGTTTCCGCTTTGGTAAATTAATCGAAGCGGCTGACTGGTTGATGATCTACAAATACGTGATCAAAAACGTAGCTAACAAATACGGCAGAACCGTTACCTTCATGCCCAAACCTGTGTTTGGCGATAACGGTTCTGGTATGCACACCCACCAGTCTATCTGGAGAGATGGTAAACCTCTGTTTGCTGGCGACAAGTATGCTGGTTTGAGTGACATGGCACTGTACTACATTGGTGGTATTCTCAAACACGCACCAGCATTGTTGGCCATCACCAACCCTTCCACCAACTCCTACAAGCGTCTAGTACCTGGTTATGAAGCACCTGTAAACTTGGCTTACTCCCAAGGTAACCGTTCTGCTTCTGTGCGTATTCCTCTCTCTGGTACTAACCCCAAAGCCAAGCGTTTAGAGTTCCGTTGTCCAGACGCTACCTCTAACCCTTACTTGGCATTTGCAGCCATGCTGTGCGCTGGTATAGATGGTATCAAGAACAAAATTCATCCCGGTGAACCTTTAGATAAAAATATCTATGAACTCTCTCCAGAAGAACTGGCGAAAGTTCCTTCCACACCCGGTTCTTTAGAATTGGCATTGGAAGCACTGGAAAATGATCACGCTTTCTTAACAGAATCAGGCGTATTCACTGAAGACTTTATCCAAAACTGGATTGATTACAAGCTAGCTAACGAAGTTAAGCAGTTACAATTGCGTCCTCATCCTTATGAGTTCTATCTTTATTACGACGCTTAA
- the apcB gene encoding allophycocyanin subunit beta codes for MRDAVTTLIKNYDVTGRYFDRNAIDSLKSYFESGTARVQAAAAINSNAAALVKQAGAKLFEELPELIRPGGNAYTTRRYAACLRDMDYYLRYATYALVAGNTNVLDERVLQGLRETYNSLSVPIAPTVRGVQILKDLVKEQVAAAGVTSTAFVDEPFDHITRELSEQDV; via the coding sequence ATGCGTGACGCAGTAACAACCTTAATTAAGAATTATGACGTAACTGGTCGTTATTTTGACCGGAACGCGATCGACAGCTTGAAATCCTATTTTGAGAGTGGTACAGCTCGCGTCCAAGCTGCGGCTGCAATTAACTCGAACGCGGCGGCATTGGTGAAGCAGGCTGGTGCTAAGTTGTTTGAAGAACTACCAGAGTTAATTCGTCCTGGTGGTAATGCTTATACAACTCGTCGTTATGCAGCTTGTTTGCGCGATATGGACTACTACCTGCGCTACGCTACATACGCGCTGGTTGCTGGTAATACCAATGTTTTAGATGAGCGTGTGCTGCAAGGTCTACGGGAAACTTACAATTCTCTGAGTGTGCCTATTGCTCCTACAGTTCGTGGTGTGCAAATTCTTAAGGATTTGGTGAAAGAACAAGTAGCTGCTGCTGGTGTTACAAGCACTGCTTTTGTGGATGAGCCATTTGATCACATCACTCGTGAGTTAAGCGAACAGGACGTGTAG